AAGCCGTAATCACATCCTGATACATGGGTTCACCGGCACCACCGGGTTCTTTGGTTCGATCCAGAACGGCGATCTTTTTCACAGAAGCCGGTAAGGCTGCGATAAAGTGTCTGATGGAGAATGGTCTAAACAGTCTGATCTTGACCATACCAACCTTCTCACCATCTGCCACCATCTGTTCCACCGTTTCCTCCACGGTTTCAGCACCGGAACCCATGATAACGATCACTCTTTCAGCATCCTCGGCACCTAAATAATCAAATAGGTGATACGAACGGCCTACTAATCCTTCGAAGCGATCCATGGTCTTTTGCACAATCTCAGGAGTAACTTCGTAGTATGGGTTAACGGTCTCACGTCCCTGGAAGAACACATCCGGATTCTGAGCAGTTCCCCGGAGCACAGGTTTATTGGGATTCATACCGCGTTTACGATGGGCAATCACCCACTCATCATCGATCATACCCTTGATGTCATCGTCGTTAAGCTGCTCAATCTTTAAAACTTCATGGGAAGTTCTAAAACCATCAAAAAAGTGAATAAATGGCACACGAGTCTGTAACGTGGAAGACTGAGCAATCAAGGCCATATCCATCACTTCTTGGACTGAATTTGCCGCCAACATGCCCCAACCAGTGGCTCGGGTAGCCATAATGTCAGAATGATCTCCAAAAATGGACAGTGCCTGAGCTGCCAGAGAACGGGCTGATACATGAAAAACAGTAGCTGTGAGCTCACCGGCGATTTTGTACATGTTGGGAATCATCAGGAGCAAACCTTGAGAGGCAGTAAAGGTCGTGGTCAGAGCACCAGTTTGCAAGGCACCATGCACAGCTCCAGCTGCACCACCCTCACTTTGCATTTCTTCTACGGTAGGAATCGTGCCCCAAATATTCCGTCGCCCCTGGGCGGTAAAAGCATCAGCGTGTTCACCCATGTTAGAGGAAGGGGTGATTGGGTAGATAGCGCAGATCTCATTAGTTTTGTGGGCAATGTAAGCAGCTGCTTCATTTCCATCAATGGTTACCATCTTACGGTTCATTTTACTCTCCTGTATATATCGAATGGATTTGGTCGTGAGAATTGTTCGTAAAGCATCGCCACAACTTATATAAATATCATGCCAAAGGAAGCCAAGACGAAAAATAATTCATCTAGAAACACATTTATTCAAACAATGGGGTGGGCTAAAACGGCAACTCGGAATTGGTATAATTGGGTTAAATTAGCAACACGCACCCAAGGTTCTATTTGAGATAGATGAATGACCCGCTTCCGATAACGTGGGTTCCTGAGCTCAAGCTGAAATAGTAAAGTCCACCGGCCAGATCAAATTGTTCCATATTGAGAGTATAGTTATGGTGACCTGCTGAAAATTCGCCTGTAGTCAATGAAACGAGTTCCTGACCCCGAATATTGTGAATCTTC
The window above is part of the Candidatus Neomarinimicrobiota bacterium genome. Proteins encoded here:
- a CDS encoding pyruvate:ferredoxin (flavodoxin) oxidoreductase is translated as MNRKMVTIDGNEAAAYIAHKTNEICAIYPITPSSNMGEHADAFTAQGRRNIWGTIPTVEEMQSEGGAAGAVHGALQTGALTTTFTASQGLLLMIPNMYKIAGELTATVFHVSARSLAAQALSIFGDHSDIMATRATGWGMLAANSVQEVMDMALIAQSSTLQTRVPFIHFFDGFRTSHEVLKIEQLNDDDIKGMIDDEWVIAHRKRGMNPNKPVLRGTAQNPDVFFQGRETVNPYYEVTPEIVQKTMDRFEGLVGRSYHLFDYLGAEDAERVIVIMGSGAETVEETVEQMVADGEKVGMVKIRLFRPFSIRHFIAALPASVKKIAVLDRTKEPGGAGEPMYQDVITA